In the Breoghania sp. genome, CCTGCCCGATATCCGCCCAGCCGTTCAGCGCGTTCCGGCCCACGCTTCCATCACGCGGGAGCAGATCAACGAGCTGGTGGAGAGCTTCTATGGCCGCGTTCAAGGAGATCCCCGGCTCGGCCCCGTCTTTGCCGGACGGATCGAGGATTGGGGCCCGCATCTGGCGAAAATGAAACTCTTCTGGGCCTCCGTTCTGCTGAAGACCGGCGAATACAAGGGCAAGCCGGTGCCCGCCCATTTCGTGATGAAGGAAGTGGTGGAAGACGACTTCCGCATCTGGCTTGAGCATTTCAGGACAACCGTTGCGGAGATTTTCGAGCCCGACGCGCGCCCCGTCATCATCGCGCATGCGGAGCGGATCGCCTCCAGCCTCTGGATGGCAATGTTCGCAAGCCCCTTCGACAAGAAGCCGGACTATCTGAAAACGGTCTAGTCGCCGCTATTCAGCGCCATCTGGCACCCGGTCCAGCCAGTCGATCGCCGCCTCATAGGCAGCGCCAAGCGCCAGAAGCTGTTTTTCCGCGCGCGCGGGCGCTATGAGCTGGAAGCCCATGGGAAGCCCCGCCCCGCCGAAGCCCGCAGGCAATGCCAGCGTCGGCAGGCCCAGAAGACTTACCGGCACAACCACCTCCATCCAGCGATGATAGGTGTCCATGGGACGGCCAGCGACTTCCTTGGGCCATGTCCATTCGGCGGGAAACGGGAAGACCTGTGCAGACGGCAGCACCAGATAATCGTAGCGCGCGAAAAGCCGTAACATCGCGCGCAGCCATGCGGTGCGCTCGGTGGAGGCCGCAAAGACGTCGCTCGCCGACAGCTTCAACCCGTTCTCGATTTCCCAGATGGCTTCCGGCTTCAGCTTTTCGCTCTTTGCCGGATCGGCGTGAAGGCCCTTGAGGTTCGATGCGACGACCGCATGGCGCAGCGTCGTCCACGAGCGCCAGACACGATCCATGGCAAAGCCCGGCCTTGCCTCTTCCACCACACAGCCCATGTCGGAGAAGATGTTCAGCGCATCCCGGCAGAGATCGAGGATACCGGGTTCGAACGGCAGATAACCATCGAGATCTCCCAGCCAACCAATGCGCAAGCCTTCCGGCTCGATTGGCTCCACCGCGCGAAACTCCGAGCCATCGCCCGGCAAGGTCTGGGGCGCGCGTGGGTCATACCCTGCAAGTGTTGAGAACAGAGCCGCCACATCCGCCACGGAACGTCCCATCGGCCCGTCGGTCGCAAGGCCGGGGCCGTAGACATCGGTTGAGGGCAGCGCGGGAACGCGGCCAAAGGTCGGGCGCAGCGAGACGATGTTGTTGAAGGCCGCCGGATTGCGTAACGAGCCCATCATGTCGCTGCCATCGGCAACAGCGACAAGCCGCATGGCGAGCGCCGCCC is a window encoding:
- a CDS encoding group III truncated hemoglobin, producing MTLPDIRPAVQRVPAHASITREQINELVESFYGRVQGDPRLGPVFAGRIEDWGPHLAKMKLFWASVLLKTGEYKGKPVPAHFVMKEVVEDDFRIWLEHFRTTVAEIFEPDARPVIIAHAERIASSLWMAMFASPFDKKPDYLKTV
- a CDS encoding amidase, which encodes MNLASLGALDLSALIHDRKVSCAEVMEATLSRIDRLNPKINAVISLRDADALMDEARVCDVELAAGRSRGWLHGIPVAVKDLADTKGLVTTQGSPLFARHIPLEDDAHVARMRADGALIIGKTNTPEFGLGSHSYNPVFGVTRNPWDTSKTAGGSSGGAGAALAMRLVAVADGSDMMGSLRNPAAFNNIVSLRPTFGRVPALPSTDVYGPGLATDGPMGRSVADVAALFSTLAGYDPRAPQTLPGDGSEFRAVEPIEPEGLRIGWLGDLDGYLPFEPGILDLCRDALNIFSDMGCVVEEARPGFAMDRVWRSWTTLRHAVVASNLKGLHADPAKSEKLKPEAIWEIENGLKLSASDVFAASTERTAWLRAMLRLFARYDYLVLPSAQVFPFPAEWTWPKEVAGRPMDTYHRWMEVVVPVSLLGLPTLALPAGFGGAGLPMGFQLIAPARAEKQLLALGAAYEAAIDWLDRVPDGAE